The Corynebacterium jeddahense genome has a window encoding:
- the nucS gene encoding endonuclease NucS codes for MRLVIARCSVDYVGRLDAHLPEALRLIMVKADGSVSIHADDRAYKPLNWMTPPCTTRIEAVVDLDGADTGEQLWIVENPKGEQLRITITQVLLDETKDLGVDPGLVKDGVESHLQELLAEHISTLGEGVTLVRREYPTAIGPVDILARDPDGGTLAVEVKRRGGIDGVEQLTRYVELLNRDELLRPVRGVFAAQEIKPQARTLAGDRGFECVTLDYDELRGIASTELRLF; via the coding sequence ATGCGTCTCGTCATCGCCCGCTGCTCCGTCGACTACGTCGGCCGCCTGGATGCGCACCTGCCCGAGGCGCTGCGCCTCATCATGGTCAAGGCCGACGGCTCGGTCTCCATCCACGCCGACGACCGCGCGTACAAGCCGCTCAACTGGATGACGCCGCCGTGTACCACCCGTATCGAGGCGGTCGTCGACCTCGACGGCGCCGACACCGGCGAGCAGCTGTGGATCGTGGAGAACCCGAAGGGCGAGCAGCTGCGCATCACCATTACGCAGGTGCTTCTCGACGAAACCAAGGACCTCGGCGTCGACCCCGGCTTAGTCAAGGACGGGGTCGAGTCGCACCTGCAGGAGCTCTTGGCCGAGCACATCTCCACGCTCGGGGAGGGGGTGACCCTCGTGCGGCGCGAGTACCCGACTGCGATCGGGCCGGTGGACATCCTTGCGCGCGACCCCGACGGCGGCACGCTCGCCGTCGAGGTGAAGCGGCGCGGCGGCATCGACGGGGTGGAGCAGCTCACCCGCTACGTCGAGCTGCTCAACCGCGACGAGCTCCTGCGCCCCGTGCGCGGCGTCTTCGCCGCCCAGGAGATCAAGCCGCAGGCCCGCACGCTCGCCGGGGACCGCGGGTTCGAGTGCGTCACGCTCGACTACGACGAGCTGCGCGGCATCGCGTCGACGGAACTGCGGCTGTTCTGA
- a CDS encoding MTH1187 family thiamine-binding protein, producing MIAAFSVAPTTTANSNAEMSDVVARAVRVVRDSGLPHETNAMFTLVEGEWDEVMDVIKRATEAVAEVAPRVSLVVKADIRPGHTDMLHQKVESLNKHLEA from the coding sequence ATGATTGCAGCGTTTTCCGTGGCCCCGACCACGACAGCAAATTCGAACGCCGAGATGTCCGACGTCGTCGCCCGCGCCGTGCGGGTCGTGCGCGACTCCGGGCTGCCGCACGAGACGAACGCCATGTTCACCCTCGTCGAAGGGGAGTGGGACGAGGTGATGGACGTGATCAAGCGCGCCACCGAGGCGGTCGCGGAGGTCGCCCCGCGCGTCTCGCTCGTGGTCAAGGCGGACATCCGCCCCGGCCACACGGACATGCTGCACCAGAAAGTCGAATCCCTGAACAAGCACTTGGAGGCGTAG
- a CDS encoding tetratricopeptide repeat protein, giving the protein MAQDFTGGAIDLGALAQQRESQREAGTGFQPFVTVDETTIEAQAFQRSLEVPVVLLIGTARSADSESLKAAFERLAAGQRAFMVAYVDADATPQVAQMLGVRVLPTVVALAAGRPVTDFEGNQPADQLEQWVGALVSQLGPQLQGLRDDDASPDPQPAEDPRLDRATAALNAGDFDAATAVYDEILAEDPANAEIKQAKATVAVLKRVEAQAEPADEVERQLQLADRQFVAGDPDAAFDGLLALVKSEPRAKERLLELLALLEPADPRVIAARTRLASSLF; this is encoded by the coding sequence ATGGCCCAGGATTTCACCGGCGGCGCGATCGACCTCGGCGCGCTGGCGCAGCAGCGCGAGTCCCAGCGCGAGGCGGGCACGGGTTTCCAGCCGTTTGTCACCGTCGACGAGACGACGATCGAGGCGCAAGCATTCCAGCGCTCGCTCGAGGTGCCGGTCGTGCTGCTCATCGGTACGGCGCGCAGCGCGGACTCGGAAAGCCTCAAGGCGGCATTCGAGCGCCTCGCCGCAGGACAGCGCGCGTTTATGGTCGCCTACGTCGACGCCGACGCGACGCCGCAGGTCGCGCAGATGCTCGGCGTGCGCGTGCTGCCGACGGTCGTCGCGCTCGCGGCCGGGCGCCCCGTCACGGACTTCGAGGGCAACCAGCCCGCCGACCAGCTCGAGCAGTGGGTGGGCGCGCTCGTGAGCCAACTCGGGCCCCAGCTGCAGGGCCTGCGTGACGACGACGCGTCGCCCGACCCGCAGCCCGCCGAAGACCCCCGCCTCGACCGGGCGACCGCGGCGCTCAACGCCGGCGATTTCGACGCGGCGACCGCGGTCTACGACGAGATCCTCGCCGAGGACCCCGCCAACGCCGAGATCAAGCAGGCGAAGGCGACCGTCGCCGTGCTCAAGCGGGTGGAGGCGCAGGCCGAGCCTGCGGACGAGGTGGAGCGCCAGCTGCAGCTGGCGGACCGGCAGTTCGTCGCGGGCGACCCGGACGCGGCGTTCGACGGGCTGCTGGCGCTGGTGAAATCGGAGCCGCGCGCGAAGGAGCGCCTGCTCGAGCTGCTCGCGCTGCTCGAGCCGGCGGACCCGCGCGTCATCGCGGCGCGCACGAGGCTCGCAAGCTCGCTGTTTTAG